GCTCGGCGTCCTCGCGATGAAGGACAGGGCGAAGCCGCTGCAGGAGCGCATCGACCTGAAGGGACGGCAGGGCCGGCGCATGTTCGGCGTCGAGCTGAAGATCGTCGACGAGGAAGGCCGGCGCCTGCCCCATGACGGCGAGGCCTCCGGCGAGCTCTTCGTGCGCGGGCCGGCCATCGTCTCGGGCTATTACGAGAATGCCGAGGCCACGGCCCGGGCGCTCGACAAGGACGGCTGGTTCGGCACCGGCGACGTCGCGAAGATCACACCCGACGGCTATCTCATCATCGTCGACCGCACCAAGGACCTCGTCAAATCCGGCGGCGAGTGGATCTCCTCGATCGATGTCGAGAACGCGGCCATGGCCCATCCCGGCATCGCCGCCTGCGCGGTCATCGGGGTGCCGCATCCCAAATGGCAGGAGCGGCCGCTCATGGTGGTGGTCAAGTCGGCCGGCGCCGAGCCGAAGAAGGAAGAGATCTTCGCGACACTGGAAAAGGCCATCGCCAAGTGGCAGATGCCCGACGACGTCGTGTTCGTCGAGCAGTTGCCGCTGACGGCCACCGGCAAGGTGTCGAAACTGACGCTGCGCAAGCAGTTCGCCGACCATCCGCTGCCGGATGCCGGCTGACCGACCGACCGCGGACGACCGGCCACCATGTCGCTGACAATCGAAGACGTCGTCCCCCAGGATCGCCGCGAGGAAGTGCTCGCGGCGGCGGCCGAGTGCTTCATGCGCCGCGGCTACGAACAGACCTCGATGGACGATGTCGCGGACATGCTCGGCGCGACCAAGGGCCGCGTCTACCACCATTTCCGCTCCAAGCCCGAACTGTTCTTCGAGGTCTATCGCCGTGCGATGGCGATCCTGATGCATGCCGTCGAGCCGATCACCCGGCGCAGCGGCAGCGCCGGCGAGCGCCTGGGCGGCATGGCCAGGGCGCATACCCTGGCGATGATGGAAACGCGCTCGTTCCAGCGCAGCCTGACGCTTGGCGTCGATCTCTACCGCTTCGGCCATACCGGGCCCGAGCACAAGGCGGCGCTCGAGGAGCTGATGAGCCTGCGCTTCGTCTACGAGGACCTCTACCGCGACACATTCGCGGCCGGCCTTGCCGACGGCACGCTCGAAGTCTCCGATCCTTCGCTCGCCATGCGCACCCTGCTCGGCGCGCTCAACTGGGTGGCGGTGTGGTACACGCCGCGCCCGGGCGAGACACGCGCCCATCGCGAACGCCTGGCCGACGAGATCGTCGAAACCGTGCTCGGCGGCTACCGCGCCCGGCGCTGACCGCCGCAAATGTCACCGGGAAAGGCCAGGCCATGGCGAAACGTGTGACCGGGCGCTGCCTCTGCGGCGCCGTGACCTTCGGCTTCGACGCGGCACCGGTCATGACGCGCGCCTGCTGGTGCCGCGACTGCCAATATCTCGCCTCGGGCAATGCGTCGATGACCGCGATTTTCTCGACCGAGACCTTCTCCGTATCGGGCGAGCTTGCGGCCTACGAAAGCGCCGCCGACAGCGGCAACCGCATCCGCCGCCGGTTCTGCCCGCGCTGCGGCACGCCGCTGTTCAGCGACGACCTCGCCCTGCCGGAATATATGGTGGTCAGGGTCGGCGCCCTCGACGACCGCGAGATCGGCAAGCCGCAAAGTGTGATCTGGACCGGCTCGGCGCCGAGCTGGGGTCATGTCGACCCCGACCTTCCCCAGACACCGGGGCATCCCGCGCAGATCCGCGCCGAGTAGGGCGCGGCCATCAGGCCGTGGTCCGCTCGGCACGCGCGAGGCCATGGGCGACCAGCGCCTCGATCACCTGCGCGTAGCGGATGCCGCTTGCATCCAGCGCCTTGGCGTACATCGAAATGTCGGTGAAGCCCGGAATGGTGTTGATCTCGTTGACGACGAGGCTGCCGTCGCCGCGCAGGAAGAAGTCGACGCGCGCCATGCCGTCGCAGCCGAGGCTGAGAAACGCCTCGCGCGCCA
This window of the bacterium YEK0313 genome carries:
- the kstR2_11 gene encoding HTH-type transcriptional repressor KstR2 produces the protein MSLTIEDVVPQDRREEVLAAAAECFMRRGYEQTSMDDVADMLGATKGRVYHHFRSKPELFFEVYRRAMAILMHAVEPITRRSGSAGERLGGMARAHTLAMMETRSFQRSLTLGVDLYRFGHTGPEHKAALEELMSLRFVYEDLYRDTFAAGLADGTLEVSDPSLAMRTLLGALNWVAVWYTPRPGETRAHRERLADEIVETVLGGYRARR
- a CDS encoding Glutathione-dependent formaldehyde-activating enzyme, translated to MAKRVTGRCLCGAVTFGFDAAPVMTRACWCRDCQYLASGNASMTAIFSTETFSVSGELAAYESAADSGNRIRRRFCPRCGTPLFSDDLALPEYMVVRVGALDDREIGKPQSVIWTGSAPSWGHVDPDLPQTPGHPAQIRAE